In a single window of the Necator americanus strain Aroian chromosome X, whole genome shotgun sequence genome:
- a CDS encoding hypothetical protein (NECATOR_CHRX.G24738.T1): MWQSQAFYPEEHRTEMRTVKLYQVYLLARSIPQSDIGKSRAVRNVAFDSDYCPVLLSYRIRFYRRTRLVPIQPKIDMAGHAMTKTKNAEQTSVNVCIFMLVYGPGKSFAMGFLRKVHSGRIDIKAKELEGVWEDKNLRKAYASLN, from the coding sequence ATGTGGCAGAGTCAAGCTTTTTACCCTGAAGAGCATCGCACGGAGATGAGGACTGTCAAACTTTACCAAGTCTACTTACTGGCGAGGAGCATTCCTCAGTCGGATATCGGAAAGTCTAGAGCAGTTAGAAACGTCGCATTCGACTCTGACTactgtccagttcttctcagctacAGGATAAGGTTTTATAGGAGAACTCGGTTAGTTCCtattcaaccgaaaatcgacatggcaggacATGCCATGacaaagacgaagaatgcagaacaaacTTCCGTTAACGTATGTATATTCATGTTGGTGTATGGACCAGGAAAAAGCTTTGCAATGGGATTCCTTCGCAAAGTGCATTCAGGACGAATCGACATCAAAGCGAAGGAGCTTGAAGGCgtatgggaggataagaacctGCGGAAAGCTTATGCTTCACTAAATTAA
- a CDS encoding hypothetical protein (NECATOR_CHRX.G24736.T1) → MLNNFTREQWQGFTEIRDMTTRGNMRFSVSDKSGEFVVLSEALDREITNPHLQDETIYRRVTETEFLVQCKRVNHVWMSIDNAAGLDEQFVSHLKLDKPTCAVFYNLPKPDEMNSTAATFKVRPIINFVVGPTDRTSWFPK, encoded by the coding sequence ATGCTTAACAATTTCACGCGCGAGCAATGGCAGGGTTTCACGGAAATCCGCGATATGACTACAAGAGGGAATATGCGCTTTTCAGTAAGCGATAAAAGTGGGGAATTCGTAGTCCTGTCAGAGGCTCTTGATCGGGAAATAACAAATCCTCACTTGCAAGATGAAACGATCTATCGCCGCGTAACAGAGACAGAATTCCTTGTGCAGTGCAAACGCGTGAATCATGTATGGATGTCTATAGATAATGCTGCTGGTCTTGACGAACAATTTGTAAGCCACCTCAAGCTTGACAAACCGACCTGTGCTGTGTTCTATAACCTGCCGAAACCCGATGAGATGAACTCGACAGCGGCTACATTCAAAGTCCGACCAATAATAAACTTTGTGGTAGGACCAACGGATCGAACTTCGTGGTTCCCTAAATGA
- a CDS encoding hypothetical protein (NECATOR_CHRX.G24735.T1), whose translation MTTRGNMRFSVSDKSGEFVVLSEALDREITNPHLQDETIYRRVTETEFLVQCKRVNHVWMSIDNAAGLDEQFVSHLKLDKPTCAVFYNLPKPDEMNSTAATFKVRPIINFVVGPTDRTSWFPK comes from the coding sequence ATGACTACAAGAGGGAATATGCGCTTTTCAGTAAGCGATAAAAGTGGGGAATTCGTAGTCCTGTCAGAGGCTCTTGATCGGGAAATAACAAATCCTCACTTGCAAGATGAAACGATCTATCGCCGCGTAACAGAGACAGAATTCCTTGTGCAGTGCAAACGCGTGAATCATGTATGGATGTCTATAGATAATGCTGCTGGTCTTGACGAACAATTTGTAAGCCACCTCAAGCTTGACAAACCGACCTGTGCTGTGTTCTATAACCTGCCGAAACCCGATGAGATGAACTCGACAGCGGCTACATTCAAAGTCCGACCAATAATAAACTTTGTGGTAGGACCAACGGATCGAACTTCGTGGTTCCCTAAATGA
- a CDS encoding hypothetical protein (NECATOR_CHRX.G24737.T1), which produces MNHAQRNEHISGRELNMMNDLTPELGRRRRAAWGAYKSIEGVVKKTRNTWLRAHLFNTTVLPALTYASET; this is translated from the coding sequence ATGaatcacgctcaacggaacgaacatatatCTGGTCgagaactgaacatgatgaacgacctgacccccgagctgggcaggaggagacgagcggcttggggagcatacaagagcatcgagggtgtagtgaagaagaccaggaacacctggctccgtgctcacctcttcaacaccaccgtacttcctgctttgacctatgcttcggaaacctga